One Scomber scombrus chromosome 23, fScoSco1.1, whole genome shotgun sequence genomic window, CGCCTGTTTCGGTTTCCCAGGGAGCACCTGGAGGACCTGTGTCTTCGCCTGCAGGAGGAGAACAATGTGCTGAGACAGCACACGCGTACACAGGAGCACAGGCTCCGCAGGTAACAAATGAGCACATACTTTCCGTACGTAACACCAGATATTTGAGAAAAAATAGAGCACATTCATCTCATCCTATTACTACTGTCAATGGGACAGCCCCAACATGAAATTTAAACAGACAGATCCCCTAAAATTACCTCTCTAACCCTTTCTATATCCCCAGAATGTCCACCAGACTGATGCGTCTTCGACAGTCGCGGCCTGGGTCTAGCTGTGTTAAGGAGAGGGAAATGGAGGACACAGTACAGGAGCTGGAAGCCAGAGTGGCCATGTTGGAAAGCCAGAAGGGAGTGCTACAGAACAAGCTCAGCCTGGCCAAGCAGCACATTATGGACCTGGGAGGACGCACACCATACAGGTTCAGCAAAGGTGTGTGTGGATATGGTGTGTAGAGGAGGATAAATGGTGtagaaaatatatcaaatgacTCTaactccttcttcctcctctgtctcttcctcttcttgttttCAAGGTAAAAGTATGGAAGTAGAGGGTGGGGTGAGGAGGGCAGCACAGACAGCCCCGCCCCGCTACGGCCCCACGCTGGAAGACACCAGGGCAGAAGTGGAGAGATTGTAAGCGTTGAATGTGTGATGTATTGACACAAAACAGtaacacaaaacaggaaaaaaatacttGTTGGAAGGATCCACATGACACATGACTTCCCTCTGTGGTTCCACCTCTCTAACTCTCAGCAGGTCCAGTGTGACAGAGCACATGAGGCTGTCGGAGATGGAGCTGACCGCCCAGTCGCtcagagacacactgagagagaaagagaaagagctcGATGGAACTGTGAAAGAGATGAGGAAGCAGCAGGCCGACAGACACAGGTGGCAACATCAGAATATTACCAATGCTAATATTACTGCTACCACTGCAGTCGgttgcatttttgtgtgttttttgcctCCTTATTAGGATATATTTTTAAGTATGACAACTGCTTCTACCCTGACTAGGTGAATAAAAGTAATAACTGATGTTGCAACATCACATTTCCCGAATGTTCAGAATAACTATTCGAGAGAACGTGGATCTGATCCGTCTACAAAAGCAGCTGTCAGAAAAGAGCACCGTCCTAAGAGTCACCCAGGAGAAGTTCAATGACCTGCAAGAGGTGAGAgaccatttattaaaaaaatgttctcgTAAATGATTCATTTACCCTCACATGATTAATTGCTGCTtgtttttgcttatttgttTCTTTCCAGGCATTTGAGAATCAGCTAGCGGAGGTAAAAGCACTCAAACGCACACTTACACATAAAGCTTAATTGATATATTAAGCAAGTACTCCATCTCTAAACAGAGATTAAATACTACTCATATTAATTTAGTCATGTTTTCACCCCAGAGTCAGAGGTCGCTGAAGGAAAGCCAGGGAGCTCTGCTGGAGAGAGTGGAGGagctgactgaacagctgaaacaggagagacagagagctcTGACACTGGAGGGAAAACTAAACACGTCCACCCTGTCTCTACAGACTCTAGAGAAGGTACTGCATCTTTATATGCATATACACTGGGTCAGAAGGAAGtagacatttgttttattgtcttctGTCAGGAGGGatctttatttgattttttcgTTTCCAGCTACAGGAGAGGATATCAGacctggagggagagagggatcaaataaaagaaaactatgACACTCTACTAGAAAGGTAATCTTTTATTGACAAATCTACAACTAAGTTACCTAGAGTTTCATACAGATATAATTGCACTACtatgtttgtcttttctctttcctaGTACTTTATCTACTCACAGCCACCATGATGGCCAAGTGGAAAAATACAAGGCGCCAGACCGGAAAAGGGAGGAATCAGGAGAAAGCATTTGCAGCAGTGATGTTAACAGACTGCAGGAAATGCTGGAACTGGAGAAGGAGAAACTGAGACAAGAGAGGCAGCTATTGGAGGAGCGGAGGGAACGAGAATCAGGTAGGAGTCGCAGCATGTTGGTACTGTGTTTGCAGCAGGttgacagcaagaaaaacaaatggatTGGGGTGAATTAATGAAGATAAACATGAGACATGGGTTTTCATTGAGATGTTTAATGTCAAACAAATTAATTGTATTAAGTTGTGTTGTCCTGTTTGTCTCATTTAGAGTTTTCTGGGCTGATGAGAGACAAACCAGAGAGTCTGGAACGTCAGGTTCTTGAGTACAAAGAGCAGGTGTCTGTTCTGCAGAACAGACTGGACTCTGTTAGTAAGGTCAGAAATGAAGAGCTAAATATTATACCTCTGAACAGCTATTTCATACATCagtctcttttctgtttttctcttttcacatATCCTGACACAGTTTCtatcctctccctctcctctcttctagGAGTTCGACATGAGTGTTGAGGATCTCAGTGAAACTCTTGTGCAGATCAAGGTTTGTACTGTATTTTCTATGTAAAATCACTTTTGTATGCCGTATTTGCAACAAAATAGTTAGTTTTTAAACCTTGTGGTATGCTCTTTTTTTACAACTCCAGGCGTTCAGGATACAGCAGGAGAGCAGGCAGGGTCTACACTTTCTTAGGGCTGGTGGGAAGTTGGAGGAGTCATCCCATGAGCTGGTGAACATCCAGGCATCGCATGCTGAGACTGTGCTGGAGTTACAGAAAACCAGAAACCTTCTTCTGGTAGAGCACCGTATCACTAAAGACCTGCAGGTACCAGCAGGGAATCATAATCAGTGTTTATTCTCCTGTGATTTccattttcaaatgaaattcCCATTTGAACTGAACTTATCTCCAATCACACTCTGTTTCCTCCCCAAGGAAGAATTGAACACAGTCAAACAAAAGATGGCGAGAGACTGGGAGGAGACCAGGGTGAGGATGTCAGAGAAAGACAAACTTTTAGCAAAAAGAGCTCTTCAGATCAACACTTTACAAGGTAAAAACATGCTTCAGTAACAAGTAACAGCATGACACGAGTACACAGAATCTTTAAAATATAGTTCttactttaaatatttcacaaaatacaACTAGATACTTAATATGAGCAGCAACAGACAAAGATGaaactttttatataaaatgttctctatTTTTACTCTAAAGCCCAGTTGAAAGAGTTAGCATACAGCCCCAGGAACTACAATCGGACCATACCAATACAGTACACCTGGCCAGCTGCAGATCAGGAGGTGGTACAGCCCATTGAGGACAACTTGTCCTTTTCTCAGCTGAGGGCTGGGGAGTCTATGTTGGAAATTCACCTTAAGGTAACAAAAAAGCTCACATATTGTACCTGAATATTCAGAATCACTTTCCCATGAGGTTTATATCTGCTGTCTTTCCACCTCCAGGCTGCCACCTTCACTCCAGGAGGACTTCGTAGCATGGGCCGCATTCATCCAGGAGTGGACAGAGGCGAGGACATCGTGACCTTCTGTACCTACGGCCTCTTGGACTTCGAGGTGCACTCCACTCCGCTGGTGTCAGGGAGCCAACCCAACTATGGCTTCACCTCACGTTACGCTCTCACAGCCCGCGACCTGGGCAGGCTGGGAGGCCAGGGGTCAAGGGTCAGAGTGGAGCTCCACCAGGCGTTAGGAGGGGTTAAGTTTGTGACGCACGGAAGTGGGCAGATGCCTCTCATGGGTGCCATGGAGAGGATAGGAGAGCGCATCAGTGGGCTAATCAATATTACAGGTGAGTTATGATGTATAAAAGTAATGTACTAGATTTGATGCTTGCAGTGTGTGATGATCTCCattggtgtaaaaaaaataaaataaaggcaGCAGCTCATGTCTACAAATCTTTATGTCTTTTTGTGTCTCCTCTTCAAGGATCTGAGGGTGTTATTGTTGGCATTGTGGATTTCTGGGTGCGCCTGTTCCCTCCTGCGGAGCCGATGGACACCATGGTAGAGAGAGCAGGTGGCAGGAGGACGGCCACACAGAGGAGTCCTGTGCAGGTCTCTCTTGGCTGGCAAGAAAGCAGTCAGGaggtaaaagagagagaggaacaaatTCTACTGTGTTAACATTTAAGCTTACATATTTGCATAGATACTACTAGAGGTatacaattttgttttttaatctgagTGAAACTACCCTTTAAGCAAAGATGTTCTACTTCTCAGCATGTACAGGATCTGTGCTTTCAACATTATTCATCCTTTACCGCAGGAGTTACATGACTACGGTGGAGGGATACCCAATGAGTTGATGCTAGTGTTGGAACGCTGTGTGGGCCTCAGTGCACGCTGGCCGGGACTACTTCCTGATGCCTACCTAACATACAGGCTCTATGACCTGCCGCCTCACGTCTCTCAAACAATCCAGTGCTCTACTGACCCGGTCTTTAACGATACTGCCAGCTACCCACTAGCAGTAACGACTGATGTGTTGCACTACCTGAGGTATGCTACTctggaaacagaaaatatatttgaaaatcaTTGCAGTTGTTTtgaatcattcattcatttgatgaCACGCTGTTCTGACCAGTTTTCTGATCactgtttatttgtatgttttattgagTTGAAATTTCCCCTAATTACAAAGTTTTTAACAAGTTACCATTAATTATCAGTGCcatagaatccctgttttttggAAACTACTGATAATATTGAACTATGCTTCTGTCCAGGTCTAGCAGTCTGTGGGTGTATGTGTTTGATGACAGTGATGACCAGATACCACCAGCCTATCTGGCCAAGACCCCAATCCCACTGCGAGCTCTGGCTACAGGTAGAGAGATCAGAGGTGAGTAGGAGAGAAAATTAAAGTAAGATAAACATTTCCATTAAACATAGTACCATATACATGTCAATCCCCCACTACAGGGAGCACCAACATACATGAAAACCAGTATTTTCACATGGTATTATCACATGACAATTGATTCACAAAATCAGTCCCATAATACCAATTTCTGGCATTCCCCTATCAGTGTTGTAATGTCAGTATTCAGAAATGTTCCTCTCTGTATCGTCAGGTGACTATGTTCTGCGGGATCCAGCCGGCGGACCAAAAGGCATGGTGAGGATCATGTTAAAATGGAAGTACCCCTTTCAACCACCTGCAGACACGTTGCTTGGAAGACCGGGAAGAGGAGTGGACAAACAAGGCAGAGCGATGGAAAGCACggagtgggaggagaggaggagagaggaggctgaGGTGCTACAGAGGCCCATAGCAAAGCCCAGAGTGAAGGTGATattgatttagtttttaaaaagtgaattaatGCTATCGAACAATGGGTGTATTTCGTTTACTAACAACACACCATGGGAAATTAAGTCCTAAAAAATCAGATTACTGATTAATTACTATAAgagatttattttacttattgtgAGAGGTTTAGACTTCCCATTCTGTAGCTTAATGCTTGTTTTACTCTGACTCTCCCACAGACTCAGCTACTTGAACCAGGACAAACCAAAGCAGtgcagaaagagacaaaagccTGGGTAATTCTTTTACTCCACCTGAAATTGTATATTCACAGCTGAACTGTGTGTTGTCATgataatacaaatatacaagACTGTTCTATGTATTAGTACATCTGTCTGTCTACAGCCTCGGCCTCCATCTGTCAAACAGAAGGACGCACGACCAGAGCGAACCCCCTCTGTGAAACCGCTGGCTTCCCGTCAGTccacagacaggaagagatcCACCAAGAGGATGCCTGAGCCACGACCAATCACACCCTCTCGTTTTCCAACTCGCAAGTAAGTTACTGGGTTTTTTGCATTAAAGTCTTTTCAGAGACAAACTCATTCATTATGAAGATCTATCTataaaaattcaaaatatataaaatgatgaaatgtgtaataccactcattcttcttctttgtcatatttttcaCGTTTTCTGAAAAGTGTCTTCTATATAAGTGCAAACAGCAATTactaaaaaaatgctttttaaatcattatcgTCTTTAAGATCTTCGGCAGCAACGTCTTCCAGAAAATCATCAGCCACACTGTCGAGGAGAAGCACTGCCAGCGATACCAGGACTCGGGTAGGAGCTCATTAAAAGGCCTTAAACCTGTGGAGTCTTTTTCACAGGAAACAACTGTCAGTCAAAACAGTGTTGTGGAGAGAAAACGAGTTAAAAAAGTAATTGACTTAAATTGAAAACTGAGATCATGTACTACTTCCTCTCTTCAGGACCTTCCCTCTATGGATCAGGTGTCAatggatgaagaagaggagggagaagaaaggaCTGAGAGTGGTAAGTATTCATATACACaactctctttttctgtttagcAGAACTAAAATTAATGAATCTGACTTGAtctgagtcttttttttcagtttcaattaaattttcatctttttttaaatcaaatatatatcCAGTTGTATCTAATATCTTGTAAACTTTTTAGCATATTagatttaataaatgaaaagctTCTGTTAACGTCTTTGCTGTACAGCTGCTGCAGGTCACAGTGAAGCTGCAGAGTCTTCAGAGTCAAATTCATCACAAAGTGACATTATCATCATTCCACGAAGACGAAAAATAAGAAAGGTACGATTTAACTGAGGGACcgacaaaaaaacatttataatgttTCAGCATCACATTATGatcttattgttatttatacaGATGTGGATCTTGATGTTTTACTCCTCCAGGTCAGACTTTATGAGATGgttgctgctgcagtaaaagtactgaacAGATTCTCATTTTGTTTCAGGGAGACAAGCTGAGAGTCGAGATTCTGTCGCTGACATTTGAACCATCCTCTCACGTGGCTCTGGACGAGTCAGTGCAGCGGCTTTATGTGGAATATCGGCTGCTGGGTGTCCCCATGGAGACGACAGAAACACCCATGTCCCTCCGCAAACCCACAGAGGGGGAGGAGATTCACTTCAACTTCACACGAGGTGAGAGAGGGTGAGCTTTGTGTGTGAGTTGTGCTCTAAACTTTTCATTTCTAAACTCCAAATCaatctctttgtttctctcagtGATCTATGTGGATGGATCACACTCAGCTTCTCTCAGACAGTATATTTACACCATGTTGGAGGGCAGTGACCCCAACCAGGGCAGGTAATGAAATTTGTGTATTTGCGTGTATGACTCTGCTCTTTATGGATGTATGTAAACCCAAACCAcaaaatttaaatgtgtgtcgTGGCAGGTTAAAGTTCACAGTTGTCAGTGAGCCAatggatgatgatgaggagtgTGTGGACGTTGGACATGCTTTCCTGGACCTACAGGAACTGTTGCTCACAGGAAGCGATGTTACTGAACAACAAATTGACAGTAGGTGTTTGTACtacattttttgtgtctttgtgtgttctttttctcttttttttgtaaagaaaaaaacggCACCGGCAGATGCCACTGACCTATAATAAAACTTTTGTGATTTAAAGATTTGTCCTATACATTGCCCTCTTTCAGATTCATATGGAAGACACTTTATATCCCTGTTTGGAATAATGTATGAAAGATGTAGCTTTCTTACTGTctttttcctgtgtttcccTTTCCTCCAGTTGTGAGTGTGGACGAAGAGAAGGAGGTAATAGGAAATCTGAAAGTGTCTCTGGAAGCAGAGAAAGCTTTCACTGGTATATACAGGGAGTTTCACCTTGAACATGAGAAAGAAGATGAGACAGAAGACGAAGAAGAcgaagaggacgaggaggaagaggagggggaagagcaggaggagaaggagcaagaagaagaggagaagacaAAGCACACAGAAGTGATAGATAATGATGAGGACAGTGACTACTAAAGCAAAAAGTATGACAGGAACAGAAGAGGTAGCCTCTTCTCCAATGTTTCCAAATAAAGAATTATTGTCTGTATGGCATTTGAGGCTGACAGATCATATACATGTGATATCCAATTCTGTCCAGCTCCCTGTTCGTCCAGTACATCTTTATCAAGTATCTGACTGACAATATCTTACTTATGCAACATGTTTCTCCACCAAACTCGGAGCACGGATTTCTTCAAACGAGTGTTACATACTAAGCTGTGACAAAAGtagtgttttaattattttagagTTTGGAGATAATGATGTACTGTGTGcttgattaatttaaatgatgatttttacagctgttaactTGGTAATTTCAGGAATAAGTAACTTGAGGGTTTTGATAATATACGTGGAGTTCTTCAGCATATCTAAAATGATTGTTTAGCTCTTTAATTTACGTTTGCTTATGAAACTTTGGGTGCCCTGACAGCCTCTGGGATTATAGCACCAACTATGAACCACAACATCTCCTTTGTGGCATGTCATGTCCCAGCTTTCCCCTGAACTCCTGTAATGCAACTCTttaataaaggcataaaaatcATGTTGTTGCATAGTGAAGTATTACACTGcctaaaaaaatgtcattgatggttgcaaaataaaactttatagCTGCAAACCCAACACACTTACATATATTGGCCCAGGTTTTTGCAGTTTTCTTGCAGGGATTTAACTTCCTCAAGCTCACATTTCATTACAAGATGAAAAGTGTACATAATAGTGAGTTAATGGCAAATTTAaaacgtttttaaaaatgtggtaGTGGCATTATTGATATGACCTCTATCACCCCCTAATGGCCAACATCAGAAATTGCATTAACAATTCTAATGTATTcttaaacattataaatataatttttgaCTATAGTGTATGCTCTAAAAAGTCTGTAGTTTCATTCGATGCAAGTACATGAATGATAACTAAATCTATTTATCTTTAGATTCGCCTCGCGAGACTATGGTTCAAACCGCGCCCAAAAATCATCAAAGGTGCAGTTCACCTGATGAGTTTCACGCAGGTTTCACGTGTTGACCGTCGGATAACAACTCGCAGGTTACAGCTTTCATGTTGAAGCTACACAATGAAAGAGCTACCATAACTTCGAGCCTGTTTGAgttattaaagtattttaaaagttgaacCAGAAGCCAGCTGGTGAAGCCAAAGTGGGTTTGTGTAACTTCACCAGAAACTGATGACCTCACCTGCTAGTAAAGTTAGGTAACTTGCCGTTAATTAGCTCATTTCAAACACAGCATTTCTGAACGGctacattagcattcattttaGCCATTACATAACTCCAAAAAATTCGCTCCTGACTGCAACAATGGTAAGTATCCGtaacattaatgttaatttaagCCAATGCCAGCTAATTTAGCTAAacgctaatgctaatgctaattaaTGAGCAAAACTAGGCATGACTGCTAGCGTTAATGGAGTAAGTTGCTGATTAATGATTGTTTATGGCCAACTCTTGAGCAAGAAGctaaaatgtttggtttgttgGTAACTAGAAGGAGATAATGAAGTGTGTGAGCCACCAGCAGGCCCGCCAGCTGTTCCACAACAAGTTCATTGTGGTGCTGGGAGATTCCAGTAAGTGTCACGTTAGATTCACtactttaaagaaaatatgcatGCATCTCAAATTTTATTTACACTAaaatgtctctgtctttctgatatgtataaataagtaaatgttTTAGTGCCATTTAACAATAATGTATTAATCAATGTGACTAATTAGCTTAGCAGGGATAGTGTTCAGGCCTGGCCAGCTTCCAACAGTCATGGAGAAATCTGTAGTCAGTCACCCTCTGGATTTGTGGGTTGTGAATATGGATGAGCTCTTAAGCTTGCCTCTTTTAATACTCTTTCTCTTGATTCCACCAGTTCAGCGGTCTGTATACAAAGACATTGTTGTGCTTTTGCAGAAGGAGAAATATCTCTCCTTAAAACAACTCAGGTCCAAGGCAAGTGATAATTTATTCAGGTTTACTgataaaagaaatgtattatagaAATAACATATTCATGACAtgagtgtttttgtttactgttgTCTGTAACATTTTCCACTTGATCATGTCTCCTTCAGGGTGAGATGAGCTTTGAACTGGACTGCCTGATAGAAGGGGGTTGTCTGAACCCAATGAACAATGGAATAGAGTACAAGGAGGTCCGGCAGTATCAGTCCGCCCACCACTTGGTCCGCTTCTACTTTGTGACGCGCATCCATTCTCGTTACATGAAGAGCATACTAGAAGACTTCCGACACGGGTTGAAACCAGATGTAGTCATTGCCAACTCCTGTGTTTGGGATATTTCCAGGTAGGCGGTACTAATAATGGTAATGGTCGGACAGGGGTGGCAGAGGACCAAGTCACTGTTAACTCAAATATAACTTGGGCTGGCCTGACGCTGTTCACTCAATTTGGAAATGAAGCATATCTTTTAAAGTTGAAGTACACTTAATAGTTCTACAGAAGCAGACACCCATAATCATTACACAGTCTCGTAGCCAGCTTcactttggtttggttttgcACACAGTGACTTTGTGTATGCATCTGTGTTGGGTTTTGTAGATACAATTCCAGTTGGATGATTGACTACAAGGAGAACCTTCACAAGTTCTTTGATGAACTGAGTGTGAGTGTGCCAGAGGAGACCCTGGTCATATGGAACCTCACCATGCCTCTGGGAGAGAGGATCAAAGGTGGTTTCCTGGTTCCTGAGGTACATCACCAACCATCTGCATCCAAACCAGAGATGGGACTCACTTTCTTACACATTTTACCACAGGCATGTCCAACAACTTTAAAAGTCAACTGGTTGGATTTTAAATGCTCTATCATATCATACACAAACACCTTTGCAGACACCCATAACACTGTCAATGTGCAAAATGTATCACTAAATACTACAATATATTTTGTCCATTTACTAAGTATCTGTCATTAATCTTCAATGAGGGAAGCAGTTGTTTTATATTAGGACAATTTtcaattgtctttttttagctTAAAGACAACACAATTAATAGAAGAGCCACATATACAGCCTGTATATATTTTTCCACATGTGATGGAGGGTAAGAGGCTTAGTTCTGTTTCCTCCAGAGTACTGCTGCTCTTCCACTCTCATAGCTGTGTAATCTCTCCCTGCTCCTCTTCAGATTGCGCACAAGGCTCCCCAGCTGCGTTACGATGTGATTGAAGCCAACTTCTACAGCGGAACTCTGGCTAACAGCTACGGGATGGATGTGTTGGACCTCCACTTCCAGTTCCGCTTCTCCCTGCAGCACCGCACGCATGATGGAGTCCACTGGAACGCCCTCGCCCACCGCAGGATAACCTCACTGCTGTCACAGCACACCGCACAGGCCTGGGGTGTGTCTTGTCCTCTGGCTGTTGTTGGTGAGGAGGAAGACGActtatacaaaacacacatacatacacaaacacacacacactgtaaaacgGAACTTGTGGTTTAGGCATACTTGTGTAATGAGATGGTGTTTTTTCTAAAACTTGATTATTTTAGGTTGACAtaagtttattgttttttagaGCACAGTGTCAATGATCATCAGCAGCCAGCTCTTGGAAATTCTACAAGACACGCAGGTAAAATATCTAATGATGATGTGTTAAGTATttctattgattgattgataaaggGCGAGCCAATATAGGcaaaatgaaccaaaataaCGGATCGTAAAATGTTGtatattaatgtaatgtttaatgttgCATTGATATTTGAGTGACTGTGGGTGTTGCTCTCCAAATTTAGTTTCTTTGAGACTGTATattagtttaaaatgtaatggtatgtatgataaaataaaatagtttcaaCACATATCAACGCTGTTTCCACAGATTAGAGATTacctgttttttatgtttttcttgctttatcAGAAGTGTTACGAGCAGACAACTCCAATTATCGCTGCCCTCTTCCAAGCAACTACTTTTCCAACACAGGTTAGATTTAAAACCTCTACACAAAGTAATTTTTAAAGGCAGTGTCCTTGATtgaggtgcaaaaaaaaaagaaatcgtCTGAAGAAACCTTTAAGCTATTGGAGTAAAATTGAAATGTTCTAGCTCCTCTATAGTGCAGTGTGATTGCAGAATTTTGAGGCTTCTAAAACATCAACAATAAATGTCATGTTTCTATCTACATCCATTTAAAGACGGAAACACATCCTTATCTCccctgtttttgtcttctttccctGCGTCCGTCACTCTGGTCTGTCTTTCAGATTCGCACCAACCAAAGAGACATAACAGCGGCTACAGGGAGGAATTCTATAGTGATTCCCTCCCTTCTAGCTACTTTAACTTTGAAGAGAACAACCTGCAGCAGCAGGCACTTCGGAATGCGAGCGCTAAAGCTTTCAGACCTTCCGTCCAGCCACAGCCTCATCTACCTCCCCGCAGACATCAAGACAAACATGGAGACAACAGAAATGGTAAGTGTGCTGACATAAATGTGGCAGAGTGACCAGACAGATTGGTGATGTGGAActatttttttggctttttatgTTGGGCCTTTTGCTCAGTCTCAACATGTGTTCTCTTATCTGCAAATCCAGTTATTTGAGGTCTTTTTCACTATGGGATGATGGGTATCTTGTGCTTTAGCCTATTAACATGTCCTCTGTGTTTCTCAGGTTTCAACTACAGGCCTCCCCGCCACTTTGAGCCCCAACAGTACGTGATGAGGAGCCGACACACCAGACACCACTACGCTCCATACACCCATCACAGACCCAGAGAACACAACCACCACGgtcactactactactgagGCAGAGGCGTTTCACATGATTCTGACTCGTTCAATGTCCACTTGTGTTATCAGTTCTTATCTTTTGCGTCatccatgttttattttacaacacTCCTTTGTGTTAGAACCAGCAGGAAGGACAAATCCATCAACTTAGTCTAACCTTgagattttatttgtcagtgaatGTGTAGACATACCTCACACATGCCGttcctttttcttgttgtaCATTAGTACTTTAGTTGTTTAAattctgtttgttcttttgttaCGGAAAgtagatttttaatttttttttcatttgaaagcaTTTTTATTGTGCACTTAGAATTCATCAGGTGctctttaaataaagttgaTGCTTGGATTTCAAGATAGGACTGTTAACTCTATTGAAGATCTTTTATCAGTTGTTACTGTTCAGGGTTCATGACCCTGTCTCAAGGTTGAAATCAGGGGGACTTTTTGGCCTAAACATTAGTAATTATTTTCACTCTGACAAAGTGCAGTGAGCCACTAGATCTTATTTGATCAAAGTGATTGCTTTGGTTTATTTACTGACAACCACCCATTATCTACATTTCCATAATGTACTCACTCGGCTGTGGAACTTGGCCTCCCTATTAATTTTACTATACAACACAAAATTGGAAATAGATTTACACATAACTCAAAACTGTTGCAATGAAGAGAAGTGTTTAATTTATTGTCTGAATATTACCCAATACAAAAGATACAAAGTCGGGGAAAACAGAATAGGTGCAAGTACATTATAAATGGCTTGTTGCAAGTTTTCCCTAGAGAGGAGAAAACTGGTGCGTACAAATAAAGTTTCAATGGCGAAAACATGACACCTTCATACACAATGTGACATTCAGGAGTGAAATCCATTCTGACTTTTCAAGATCAGTTTGACGCCTATATAAATGAGAAGCCACTGCTGTCAGTTTTATTAGTGCTATAGTCTTAACTTTGCAAATATTGGATACAATTTCCTGAGAGTAGTGACAAGCAAAATAGAGAATGTTGAAGA contains:
- the rpgrip1 gene encoding protein fantom — translated: MSPVMDETAGDLPVRDVGLMKGGLMPTLPDSLREMKSWKKHHTMKIKDPQRLFRFPREHLEDLCLRLQEENNVLRQHTRTQEHRLRRMSTRLMRLRQSRPGSSCVKEREMEDTVQELEARVAMLESQKGVLQNKLSLAKQHIMDLGGRTPYRFSKGKSMEVEGGVRRAAQTAPPRYGPTLEDTRAEVERFRSSVTEHMRLSEMELTAQSLRDTLREKEKELDGTVKEMRKQQADRHRITIRENVDLIRLQKQLSEKSTVLRVTQEKFNDLQEAFENQLAESQRSLKESQGALLERVEELTEQLKQERQRALTLEGKLNTSTLSLQTLEKLQERISDLEGERDQIKENYDTLLESTLSTHSHHDGQVEKYKAPDRKREESGESICSSDVNRLQEMLELEKEKLRQERQLLEERRERESEFSGLMRDKPESLERQVLEYKEQVSVLQNRLDSVSKEFDMSVEDLSETLVQIKAFRIQQESRQGLHFLRAGGKLEESSHELVNIQASHAETVLELQKTRNLLLVEHRITKDLQEELNTVKQKMARDWEETRVRMSEKDKLLAKRALQINTLQAQLKELAYSPRNYNRTIPIQYTWPAADQEVVQPIEDNLSFSQLRAGESMLEIHLKAATFTPGGLRSMGRIHPGVDRGEDIVTFCTYGLLDFEVHSTPLVSGSQPNYGFTSRYALTARDLGRLGGQGSRVRVELHQALGGVKFVTHGSGQMPLMGAMERIGERISGLINITGSEGVIVGIVDFWVRLFPPAEPMDTMVERAGGRRTATQRSPVQVSLGWQESSQEELHDYGGGIPNELMLVLERCVGLSARWPGLLPDAYLTYRLYDLPPHVSQTIQCSTDPVFNDTASYPLAVTTDVLHYLRSSSLWVYVFDDSDDQIPPAYLAKTPIPLRALATGREIRGDYVLRDPAGGPKGMVRIMLKWKYPFQPPADTLLGRPGRGVDKQGRAMESTEWEERRREEAEVLQRPIAKPRVKTQLLEPGQTKAVQKETKAWPRPPSVKQKDARPERTPSVKPLASRQSTDRKRSTKRMPEPRPITPSRFPTRKSSAATSSRKSSATLSRRSTASDTRTRDLPSMDQVSMDEEEEGEERTESAAAGHSEAAESSESNSSQSDIIIIPRRRKIRKGDKLRVEILSLTFEPSSHVALDESVQRLYVEYRLLGVPMETTETPMSLRKPTEGEEIHFNFTRVIYVDGSHSASLRQYIYTMLEGSDPNQGRLKFTVVSEPMDDDEECVDVGHAFLDLQELLLTGSDVTEQQIDIVSVDEEKEVIGNLKVSLEAEKAFTGIYREFHLEHEKEDETEDEEDEEDEEEEEGEEQEEKEQEEEEKTKHTEVIDNDEDSDY
- the LOC134005564 gene encoding PC-esterase domain-containing protein 1A-like: MKCVSHQQARQLFHNKFIVVLGDSIQRSVYKDIVVLLQKEKYLSLKQLRSKGEMSFELDCLIEGGCLNPMNNGIEYKEVRQYQSAHHLVRFYFVTRIHSRYMKSILEDFRHGLKPDVVIANSCVWDISRYNSSWMIDYKENLHKFFDELSVSVPEETLVIWNLTMPLGERIKGGFLVPEIAHKAPQLRYDVIEANFYSGTLANSYGMDVLDLHFQFRFSLQHRTHDGVHWNALAHRRITSLLSQHTAQAWGVSCPLAVVEVLRADNSNYRCPLPSNYFSNTDSHQPKRHNSGYREEFYSDSLPSSYFNFEENNLQQQALRNASAKAFRPSVQPQPHLPPRRHQDKHGDNRNGFNYRPPRHFEPQQYVMRSRHTRHHYAPYTHHRPREHNHHGHYYY